Proteins from a genomic interval of Bradyrhizobium sp. CCGB01:
- a CDS encoding VOC family protein has protein sequence MIDHLGFSVSDYERAKAFYAAALAPLGYSLIMEVTAEQTGHSAAAGFGANGKPDFWFGAEGPMNKPVHVAIVAKDRATVDAFYKAAMAAGGRDNGPPGIRPHYHANYYGAFVRDPDGHNIEAVCHAPE, from the coding sequence ATGATCGACCATTTGGGTTTCTCCGTCTCCGACTATGAACGCGCGAAGGCGTTCTACGCGGCGGCGCTCGCTCCGCTCGGCTACAGCCTGATCATGGAAGTGACGGCGGAGCAGACCGGCCACTCCGCTGCCGCGGGCTTCGGCGCCAACGGCAAGCCGGACTTCTGGTTCGGCGCCGAAGGCCCGATGAACAAGCCCGTGCATGTTGCGATCGTCGCCAAAGACCGCGCCACGGTCGATGCGTTCTACAAGGCGGCGATGGCGGCCGGCGGACGCGACAACGGACCGCCCGGCATCCGCCCGCATTATCATGCGAACTATTACGGCGCGTTCGTGCGCGATCCCGACGGCCACAACATCGAGGCCGTCTGCCACGCACCGGAATAG
- a CDS encoding hybrid sensor histidine kinase/response regulator yields the protein MQGAQRNSLRLLQWMMAASLALPIALFVFTSTISYTSTKDIADREIERTLDVAHEHALKVFETIDRSLAEINEVVRGLPDDVIRSREPALHRRLKRLADSLPQLKSAWIFDANGKSLVNSLASPPQDLSFADRDYFYSHVDQNIGTFVGAALTPRPPYQGARFFGVSRRRETDDGSFVGVIQASVLPEYFESFYARIGSDPGSFFAMGRTDGVLLTHFPRVDRDFRLDPTGPVGRQIAAHPEHGLITIAWPSDGIERRIGYRRVAEYPIYVSAGLETSAIRARWFATMGQHLVFGIPATALLFLLLAFALRRTRHLHAEATARREAEEALKHSQRLEALGQLTGGVAHDFNNLLTVIRASVDLLNRPQLTEERRERYITAIADAVARAAKLTSQLLAFARRQTLKPEVFDIGERIQSLHDMLATLLGPAIEIAMRLPAEPCLVNADASQFETALINMATNARDAMQGKGRITFVVQAAATVPDTLAHLSGSQIPENGGFVSVAVSDTGIGIPAARLGRIFEPFFTTKQVGQGTGLGLSQVFGFARQSGGEVTVTSEVGQGSTFSLYLPRVPADLLPQRQAPNTAPAEAGSGMSVLVVEDNIELANFAADGLTELGYSITLVDNATDALAELVVDSDRFDVVFSDVVMPVMTGLDLAQAIRDRGIRVPVVLTTGYSQALSQDGAAGFDLVQKPYSIEELSRVLHRAARLRPVRDGAAE from the coding sequence GTGCAGGGCGCGCAACGCAATTCGTTGAGACTGTTGCAGTGGATGATGGCTGCATCCCTGGCGCTGCCGATTGCGCTGTTCGTCTTCACCTCCACGATTTCCTACACATCGACCAAGGACATCGCCGACCGCGAGATCGAGCGCACCCTCGATGTCGCCCATGAGCACGCGCTCAAGGTGTTCGAGACCATCGACCGCAGCCTCGCCGAGATCAACGAGGTGGTGCGCGGCCTTCCCGACGACGTCATCCGCTCGCGCGAACCGGCGCTGCACCGCCGCCTGAAACGGCTCGCCGATTCGCTGCCGCAGCTCAAATCAGCCTGGATCTTCGACGCGAATGGAAAGTCGCTGGTCAACAGCCTCGCCTCGCCGCCGCAGGATCTGAGTTTCGCGGACCGCGATTATTTCTATTCCCATGTCGACCAGAACATCGGCACGTTCGTCGGCGCGGCCCTGACGCCGCGTCCGCCCTATCAGGGCGCACGCTTCTTCGGCGTGAGCAGGCGCCGTGAAACCGACGATGGCAGCTTCGTCGGCGTCATCCAGGCCTCCGTCCTGCCGGAATATTTCGAGAGCTTTTATGCCAGGATCGGCTCCGATCCCGGCAGCTTCTTCGCCATGGGACGCACGGACGGCGTGCTGCTCACGCATTTTCCGCGGGTAGACCGCGACTTCCGGCTAGATCCGACCGGGCCGGTCGGGCGGCAGATCGCCGCTCACCCCGAGCACGGCCTCATCACCATCGCCTGGCCCTCGGACGGAATCGAGCGGCGCATCGGCTACAGGCGCGTGGCGGAATATCCGATCTATGTCAGCGCCGGGCTCGAGACCTCGGCGATCCGCGCGCGCTGGTTCGCCACCATGGGCCAGCATCTGGTGTTCGGCATTCCGGCTACGGCGCTGCTGTTTCTGCTGCTTGCGTTCGCGCTCCGGCGCACCCGGCATCTCCACGCCGAGGCCACGGCGCGGCGCGAGGCCGAGGAGGCGCTCAAGCACAGCCAGCGGCTGGAAGCGCTCGGGCAGCTCACCGGCGGTGTCGCCCACGACTTCAACAATCTGCTCACCGTGATCCGCGCCTCGGTCGACCTGTTGAACCGGCCGCAACTGACGGAGGAGCGGCGGGAGCGCTACATCACCGCCATTGCGGACGCGGTCGCGCGCGCGGCCAAGCTGACCTCGCAGCTTCTGGCGTTTGCGCGGCGCCAGACCTTGAAGCCCGAGGTGTTCGATATCGGCGAGCGGATACAGTCGCTGCACGACATGCTCGCGACGCTGCTTGGCCCGGCGATCGAGATCGCGATGCGGCTCCCGGCGGAGCCGTGCCTCGTCAATGCCGATGCCAGCCAGTTCGAGACAGCGCTGATCAACATGGCGACCAATGCGCGCGATGCCATGCAGGGCAAAGGCAGGATCACCTTCGTCGTGCAGGCGGCGGCGACCGTTCCTGATACGCTCGCACACCTCTCAGGCAGCCAGATCCCGGAAAACGGCGGCTTCGTCAGCGTCGCCGTCAGCGACACCGGCATCGGCATTCCCGCCGCACGCTTGGGGCGCATCTTCGAGCCGTTCTTCACCACCAAGCAGGTCGGCCAGGGCACCGGCCTCGGCCTGTCGCAGGTGTTCGGCTTCGCCCGGCAATCCGGCGGCGAGGTGACCGTGACGAGCGAGGTCGGCCAGGGCAGCACCTTCTCGCTCTATCTGCCGCGCGTGCCGGCGGACCTGCTGCCGCAGCGGCAGGCGCCGAACACCGCGCCGGCGGAGGCAGGCAGCGGCATGTCGGTGCTGGTGGTCGAGGACAATATCGAGCTGGCCAATTTCGCGGCCGACGGCCTCACCGAGCTCGGCTACAGCATCACCCTGGTCGACAATGCCACCGACGCGCTCGCCGAGCTGGTCGTGGATTCGGATCGCTTCGACGTCGTGTTCTCCGACGTGGTGATGCCTGTCATGACCGGGCTCGATCTGGCGCAGGCCATCCGCGACCGCGGCATCCGCGTGCCGGTCGTGCTGACCACGGGCTACAGTCAGGCCCTGTCACAGGATGGCGCCGCCGGCTTCGACCTCGTGCAAAAGCCTTATTCGATTGAGGAATTGTCGCGCGTTCTCCATCGGGCCGCGAGGCTGCGGCCGGTCCGCGACGGCGCCGCCGAATGA
- a CDS encoding OmpA family protein, with protein sequence MTHLRFVLLATTALTAMQFTSSASHAQSAPPLVVAQAQPQQETGPDGKPKQPPKGPPAAAPPAAPARPAAPPPAAAPPHPPAAPPPAAAPPRPAAPPPPPPPPAARPAPPPPPPPPAAPKQPSPPPAAAPQQHAPTPPPPAPPAARPAPTPPAPPPAAAPQQHAPTPPPPAARPTPTPPPPPPAAGPAGRPAPAATPAAPTAAPTARPNAPAPATTPAPTATPAPTATPAPGSTPGAPPVGRPGAPPPGARPGTPPAAGSPTPAPGAAPAPTATPAPGAATPPPGRPGAGPAPAPGAAPTTTPPPGQQGATPPAGAPAAGAPAAPPQAGLPPRPPAPPAGAAAPTVVPGTPAAAPPPNRAQYAPPTVAPAFRAAPTVAAPLPPPPRPQQRDLTPLAIGAGVVAGAVIGATIADMHSQRREVVEGGRTVYTEPDRIIIRDPGGQAYVRGNDLYRFRYGARDIRTDTVGGETRTVVVRPDGSEVITVVGADGSLLRRIRRDPRGREIIIIDNTYRDPRAVGGFYVDVPPPVVNIPYDRYIVDAQEASPDVIYQTMVAPPVQRIDRRYSLDEIRYSPNVRMQMPSIDVNTINFETGSWTIPPDQAARLQVIADGLNQAIQRNPREVFLIEGHTDAVGNDVDNLSLSDRRAQSAAELLTQQFNVPAENLTSQGYGEQYLKEQTQGPSPINRRVTIRNITPLLNGGQASLPPPPPGTAPPR encoded by the coding sequence ATGACTCACCTTCGTTTCGTGCTGCTTGCAACGACGGCTCTGACCGCGATGCAGTTCACAAGCTCCGCATCGCATGCGCAAAGCGCGCCGCCGCTCGTGGTTGCGCAGGCCCAACCACAACAAGAGACGGGCCCTGACGGAAAACCGAAGCAGCCTCCGAAGGGACCGCCAGCGGCCGCGCCGCCTGCGGCGCCCGCGCGCCCCGCGGCACCGCCGCCCGCGGCTGCACCGCCCCACCCGCCTGCTGCGCCTCCGCCGGCTGCCGCACCGCCGCGCCCTGCAGCGCCGCCACCGCCTCCGCCGCCACCTGCGGCCCGCCCGGCGCCGCCGCCGCCCCCACCGCCGCCTGCCGCCCCGAAGCAGCCTTCGCCGCCGCCGGCTGCAGCGCCGCAGCAGCACGCTCCGACACCGCCGCCTCCGGCACCGCCCGCAGCACGTCCGGCTCCCACGCCGCCAGCACCGCCTCCCGCGGCGGCTCCGCAGCAGCACGCGCCGACGCCACCGCCGCCTGCGGCTCGCCCGACTCCGACGCCGCCTCCGCCGCCTCCGGCAGCGGGTCCTGCGGGGCGCCCCGCGCCGGCGGCAACGCCTGCTGCTCCGACAGCAGCACCCACGGCTCGCCCGAACGCGCCTGCCCCGGCAACCACACCTGCACCGACGGCAACACCTGCGCCGACCGCAACGCCGGCTCCGGGCAGCACGCCTGGCGCACCCCCTGTTGGCCGCCCCGGCGCGCCGCCGCCCGGCGCACGGCCCGGCACCCCTCCGGCTGCGGGATCGCCGACACCGGCTCCCGGTGCCGCGCCCGCTCCGACGGCCACACCGGCCCCCGGTGCCGCAACGCCGCCGCCCGGACGTCCCGGTGCGGGACCAGCGCCCGCGCCTGGTGCAGCCCCGACCACGACGCCGCCCCCCGGCCAACAGGGTGCAACGCCTCCTGCCGGCGCGCCCGCTGCCGGAGCCCCGGCCGCGCCGCCCCAGGCCGGTCTGCCGCCCCGGCCACCGGCTCCTCCCGCCGGCGCCGCGGCACCGACCGTCGTCCCCGGTACGCCGGCCGCGGCACCGCCGCCCAACAGGGCGCAATACGCGCCGCCGACGGTCGCACCGGCCTTCCGTGCCGCGCCGACAGTCGCAGCTCCGCTGCCGCCACCGCCGCGTCCGCAGCAGCGTGACTTGACGCCGCTCGCGATCGGCGCGGGCGTGGTTGCCGGTGCCGTGATCGGCGCGACCATCGCCGACATGCACAGCCAGCGGCGTGAGGTCGTCGAAGGCGGCCGCACCGTCTACACCGAGCCGGACCGCATCATCATCCGCGATCCGGGCGGGCAGGCCTATGTCCGCGGCAACGATCTCTATCGCTTCCGCTACGGCGCCCGCGACATCCGCACCGACACCGTCGGCGGCGAAACCCGCACCGTCGTGGTCCGTCCCGACGGCAGCGAGGTGATCACCGTGGTCGGCGCGGACGGCTCGCTGCTGCGGCGTATCCGCAGGGACCCGCGCGGACGCGAGATCATCATCATCGACAACACCTATCGCGATCCGCGGGCGGTCGGCGGCTTCTATGTCGACGTGCCGCCGCCGGTCGTGAACATTCCCTATGATCGCTACATCGTCGACGCCCAGGAGGCGTCGCCGGACGTGATCTACCAGACCATGGTGGCACCGCCGGTGCAGCGGATCGATCGGCGTTACTCGCTCGACGAGATCCGCTACAGCCCCAATGTTCGCATGCAGATGCCGAGCATCGACGTCAACACGATCAACTTCGAGACGGGATCGTGGACCATCCCGCCGGACCAGGCGGCCCGGCTCCAGGTGATCGCGGACGGACTGAACCAGGCGATCCAGCGCAACCCGCGCGAGGTGTTCCTGATCGAGGGACACACCGACGCGGTCGGCAACGACGTCGACAATCTGTCGCTGTCGGACCGCCGTGCGCAGTCCGCGGCCGAACTGCTGACGCAACAGTTCAATGTGCCCGCCGAGAACCTGACGTCACAGGGCTACGGCGAGCAGTATCTGAAGGAGCAGACGCAGGGGCCGAGCCCGATCAACCGGCGTGTGACCATCCGCAACATCACGCCGCTGCTCAATGGTGGTCAGGCTTCGCTGCCGCCGCCCCCGCCCGGCACCGCACCGCCGCGCTGA
- a CDS encoding FkbM family methyltransferase encodes MTPDNAPSSAPFGAFAPNAAQAAIIRLATQSGLKRGAFRPWMSRLVNLLRGGPVDVQYQGASFRLYHQGSATERGALFNPDYNLDELDFLRRHTPAGGTFVDVGANVGTFALVMARQVGTTGKVVAIEPHPMTFGRLSFNQAASNATQVRLVQAAAGDSDGELMIESGGGNLGATHVVTGAASTDAIKVPSLRLTRILDEAGVAQVDSLKIDVEGFEDRVLIGFFRDAPQSQWPRAVVIEHLSQNEWQQDCIADMVARGFAIVRKTRSNTFLSR; translated from the coding sequence TTGACGCCCGACAACGCCCCTTCGTCCGCGCCATTCGGCGCATTTGCGCCAAATGCTGCGCAGGCTGCCATCATTCGCCTCGCGACGCAGTCGGGGCTGAAGCGCGGCGCGTTCCGTCCGTGGATGTCGCGGCTCGTCAATCTGCTGCGCGGCGGCCCCGTTGACGTGCAATACCAGGGCGCCTCGTTCCGGCTCTATCACCAGGGCAGTGCGACCGAGCGCGGCGCGCTGTTCAACCCCGACTACAATCTCGACGAGCTCGACTTCCTGCGCCGGCACACGCCCGCAGGCGGCACGTTCGTCGACGTCGGTGCCAATGTCGGCACCTTTGCGCTGGTGATGGCGCGGCAGGTTGGCACCACGGGCAAGGTGGTCGCGATCGAGCCGCATCCGATGACGTTCGGGCGGCTGTCGTTCAACCAGGCCGCATCGAACGCAACGCAGGTGCGCCTGGTGCAGGCCGCCGCCGGCGACAGCGACGGCGAGCTGATGATCGAGAGCGGCGGCGGCAATCTCGGCGCCACGCATGTCGTGACCGGCGCGGCCAGCACGGATGCGATCAAGGTGCCGTCGCTGCGGCTGACGCGCATCCTGGACGAGGCCGGAGTTGCGCAGGTCGATTCGCTGAAGATCGACGTCGAAGGCTTCGAGGATCGCGTGCTGATCGGCTTCTTCCGCGACGCGCCGCAATCGCAGTGGCCGCGCGCAGTCGTGATCGAGCATCTGTCACAAAACGAATGGCAGCAGGATTGTATTGCCGACATGGTCGCACGCGGCTTTGCGATCGTGCGCAAGACGCGGAGCAATACGTTCCTGTCGCGCTGA
- the sdhA gene encoding succinate dehydrogenase flavoprotein subunit yields MATETNGKGTGAPATNGKAYPIEDHTYDVVVVGAGGAGLRAVVGCSEAGLRTACITKVFPTRSHTVAAQGGISASLGNMHKDDWRWHMYDTVKGSDWLGDQDAIEYMVRNAPEAVYELEHWGVPFSRTEDGKIYQRPFGGMTTEFGKSQAQRTCAAADRTGHAMLHTMYGQSLRHAAEFFIEFFAIDLIMDDQGACRGVIALKLDDGTLHRFRAQTVILATGGYGRAYASCTSAHTCTGDGGGMVLRAGLPMQDMEFVQFHPTGIYGSGCLVTEGARGEGGYLVNSEGERFMERYAPSAKDLASRDVVSRAMTIEIREGRGVGKKKDHIFLHLDHLDPAVLAERLPGISESAKIFANVDVTREPIPIVPTVHYNMGGIPTNYHGEVLTKKDGDDNAIIPGLMAIGEAACVSVHGANRLGSNSLIDLVVFGRAAALRLAEKLTPNANQPELPANSSELALGRLDHYRYASGGTPTAKLREGMQHVMQNNCAVFRTGEILSEGQNLIEKVHSGITDIAVSDRSLVWNSDLVETLEFDNLISQAVVTMNSAANRTESRGAHAREDFSERDDKNWMKHTLAWLNDSGKVKIEYRPVHDYTMTNDVQYIPPKARVY; encoded by the coding sequence ATGGCCACAGAGACCAATGGCAAGGGCACCGGCGCTCCCGCCACCAACGGCAAGGCCTATCCGATCGAAGACCACACCTATGACGTCGTCGTGGTCGGCGCCGGCGGCGCGGGCCTGCGCGCCGTGGTCGGCTGTAGCGAAGCGGGTCTTCGCACCGCCTGCATCACCAAGGTGTTCCCGACCCGCTCGCATACGGTCGCGGCGCAGGGCGGCATCTCGGCCTCGCTCGGCAACATGCACAAGGACGACTGGCGCTGGCACATGTACGACACCGTGAAGGGGTCGGACTGGCTCGGCGACCAGGACGCGATCGAATACATGGTGCGCAACGCGCCCGAGGCGGTCTACGAGCTCGAGCATTGGGGCGTGCCGTTCTCGCGCACCGAGGACGGCAAGATCTACCAGCGTCCGTTCGGCGGCATGACCACCGAGTTCGGCAAGAGCCAGGCGCAGCGTACCTGCGCCGCCGCCGACCGTACCGGCCATGCCATGCTGCACACGATGTACGGCCAGTCGCTGCGCCATGCGGCCGAGTTCTTCATCGAATTCTTCGCCATCGACCTGATCATGGACGACCAGGGCGCCTGCCGCGGCGTCATCGCGCTCAAGCTCGACGACGGCACGCTGCACCGCTTCCGGGCCCAGACCGTAATTCTCGCGACCGGCGGCTACGGCCGCGCCTACGCCTCCTGCACCTCGGCGCACACCTGCACCGGCGACGGCGGCGGCATGGTGCTGCGCGCCGGCCTGCCGATGCAGGACATGGAGTTCGTGCAGTTCCACCCGACCGGCATCTACGGCTCGGGCTGCCTCGTCACCGAAGGTGCACGCGGCGAAGGCGGTTATCTCGTCAATTCCGAGGGCGAGCGTTTCATGGAGCGCTACGCGCCGTCCGCGAAGGATCTGGCCTCGCGCGACGTCGTCTCGCGCGCGATGACCATCGAGATCCGCGAAGGCCGCGGCGTCGGCAAGAAGAAGGACCACATCTTCCTTCATCTCGACCATCTCGATCCCGCGGTGCTCGCCGAGCGCCTGCCGGGCATCTCCGAATCCGCCAAGATCTTCGCCAATGTCGACGTGACGCGCGAGCCGATCCCGATCGTGCCGACCGTGCACTACAACATGGGCGGCATCCCGACGAACTATCACGGCGAAGTGCTGACCAAGAAGGACGGCGACGACAACGCCATCATCCCCGGCCTGATGGCGATCGGCGAAGCGGCCTGCGTCTCCGTGCACGGCGCCAACCGCCTCGGCTCGAATTCGCTGATCGACCTCGTCGTGTTCGGCCGCGCCGCCGCGCTGCGCCTTGCCGAGAAGCTCACGCCCAACGCCAACCAGCCGGAGCTGCCGGCGAACTCGTCCGAGCTGGCGCTCGGCCGCCTCGACCATTACCGCTACGCTTCCGGCGGCACGCCGACCGCAAAGCTGCGCGAAGGCATGCAGCACGTGATGCAGAACAATTGCGCGGTGTTCCGCACCGGCGAGATCCTGAGCGAAGGCCAGAACCTGATCGAGAAGGTCCATAGCGGCATCACCGACATCGCCGTGTCCGACCGCTCGCTGGTGTGGAATTCGGATCTCGTCGAGACGCTGGAGTTCGACAATCTGATCTCGCAGGCGGTGGTGACGATGAACTCGGCCGCCAACCGCACCGAGAGCCGCGGCGCGCATGCCCGCGAGGACTTCTCCGAGCGCGACGACAAGAACTGGATGAAGCACACGCTGGCCTGGCTGAATGACTCCGGCAAGGTCAAGATCGAGTACCGCCCGGTTCACGACTACACTATGACCAACGACGTGCAGTACATCCCGCCCAAGGCGCGCGTGTACTGA
- a CDS encoding succinate dehydrogenase iron-sulfur subunit produces MVEFALPKNSRITGGKTWPKPAGATETREFRVYRWNPDDGKNPSVDTYYVDTHDCGPMVLDGLIWIKNNIDPSLTFRRSCREGVCGSCAMNIDGQNTLACTRSMHDVKDGAVKINPLPHQPVVKDLVPDLTNFYAQYASVEPWLKTTSPTPQKEWKQSHEDREKLDGLYECILCACCSTSCPSYWWNSDRYLGPAALLQANRWVSDSRDEATGERLDNLEDPFRLYRCHTIMNCAKACPKGLNPAEAIAELKLKMVERQI; encoded by the coding sequence ATGGTTGAATTCGCACTTCCGAAGAACTCCAGGATCACCGGCGGCAAGACCTGGCCGAAGCCCGCGGGCGCGACTGAAACGCGCGAATTCCGCGTCTATCGCTGGAATCCCGACGACGGCAAGAATCCGAGCGTCGACACCTATTACGTCGACACCCATGATTGCGGTCCGATGGTGCTGGACGGTCTGATCTGGATCAAGAACAACATCGATCCGTCGCTGACCTTCCGCCGCTCCTGCCGCGAAGGCGTCTGCGGCTCCTGCGCCATGAACATCGACGGCCAGAACACGCTGGCCTGCACCCGCTCGATGCACGACGTGAAGGACGGCGCGGTGAAGATCAATCCGCTGCCGCACCAGCCGGTGGTGAAGGACCTCGTCCCCGACCTGACCAATTTCTACGCGCAATACGCCTCCGTCGAGCCGTGGCTGAAGACGACCTCGCCGACGCCGCAAAAGGAATGGAAGCAGAGCCACGAGGACCGCGAGAAGCTCGACGGCCTCTACGAGTGTATCCTGTGCGCCTGCTGCTCGACCTCGTGCCCGAGCTATTGGTGGAACAGCGACCGCTATCTCGGTCCCGCCGCCCTGCTCCAGGCGAACCGCTGGGTGTCCGACTCCCGCGACGAGGCGACCGGCGAGCGGCTCGACAATCTCGAGGACCCGTTCCGCCTCTACCGCTGCCATACCATCATGAACTGCGCCAAGGCCTGCCCGAAGGGCCTGAACCCGGCGGAAGCCATCGCCGAGCTCAAGCTCAAGATGGTCGAGCGCCAGATCTAG
- a CDS encoding ABC transporter ATP-binding protein/permease: MHKPAAKREQGKEPPIIEITGEGGDEVAPPPPELVEPDPELSPEEAEQARKDYLLTRFWISARGFWGRNGDRLAWPFSIGLGVLIILTVGFQYGINVWNRAIFDAIEKRDAATVFHLTAMFFPLAIGSIVLGVAQVFARMGIQRRWRAWLTASVLTRWLANGRYYQLNLVGGDHKNPEYRIAEDLRVATDSPVDFLAGVTSALLSAVTFIIVLWTIGGALTVTLGGSTITIPGFLVIAAILYAAIASGSILVIGRRFVQVSEDKNQAEADFRYTLTRVRENGESIALLGGEEEERGGIDRNFTSVLRQWARLAGQHMRTTLVSQGSSLVAPVVPLLLCAPKFLEGSMTLGQVMQAASAFTIVQSAFGWLVDNYPRLADWNACARRIASLMMSLDGLERAEQGDGLGRIKRGETSNDAMLELNDLSVTLDDGTAVVGETEVVIEPGERLLVAGESGTGKSTLVRAIAGLWPWGGGSVNFHPDRRLFMLPQRPYVPSGSLRRAVAYPGAADHWTVEEIGEALHKVGLDHLKEKIEEDGPWDQTLSGGEKQRLAFARLLLHNPDIVVLDEATSALDEKSQDKMMQMVTDALPKATIVSVAHRVELEAFHSRKIVLERRKGGAKLVSDIDLIPRKGRRKLLGRFLRQRKATPKKAA; encoded by the coding sequence ATGCACAAGCCGGCCGCAAAGCGCGAACAGGGCAAGGAGCCGCCCATCATCGAGATCACCGGCGAGGGCGGCGATGAGGTCGCACCGCCGCCGCCCGAGCTGGTCGAACCTGACCCCGAGCTGTCGCCCGAAGAGGCCGAGCAGGCCCGCAAGGACTATCTGCTGACGCGCTTCTGGATCAGCGCACGCGGCTTCTGGGGCCGCAACGGCGACCGTCTCGCCTGGCCATTCTCGATCGGACTCGGCGTGCTGATCATCCTGACCGTCGGCTTCCAGTACGGCATCAACGTCTGGAATCGCGCGATCTTCGACGCCATCGAGAAGCGCGACGCAGCCACCGTCTTCCATCTCACGGCCATGTTCTTCCCGCTCGCGATCGGCAGCATCGTGCTCGGCGTCGCCCAGGTGTTTGCACGCATGGGCATTCAGCGGCGCTGGCGGGCCTGGCTCACCGCCAGCGTGCTGACGCGCTGGCTTGCCAACGGGCGCTACTATCAGCTCAACCTGGTCGGCGGCGACCACAAGAACCCGGAATACCGCATCGCCGAGGATCTGCGCGTTGCGACCGATTCTCCGGTCGATTTTCTCGCCGGCGTGACCTCGGCGCTGTTGTCAGCCGTCACTTTCATCATCGTGCTGTGGACCATCGGCGGCGCGCTCACGGTCACGCTCGGCGGCTCGACCATCACCATTCCGGGCTTCCTCGTCATCGCCGCAATCCTCTATGCCGCGATAGCCTCCGGCTCGATCCTGGTGATCGGCCGGCGCTTCGTGCAGGTCTCCGAGGACAAGAACCAGGCCGAGGCGGATTTCCGCTACACGCTGACGCGCGTGCGCGAGAACGGCGAGAGCATCGCGCTGCTCGGCGGCGAGGAGGAGGAGCGCGGCGGCATCGACCGCAACTTCACCAGCGTGCTCAGGCAATGGGCGCGCCTCGCCGGCCAGCACATGCGCACAACGCTGGTCTCGCAAGGCTCGAGCCTCGTTGCACCGGTCGTGCCGCTGCTGCTCTGCGCGCCAAAATTCCTCGAGGGCAGCATGACGCTCGGACAGGTGATGCAGGCCGCCTCCGCCTTCACCATCGTGCAGAGCGCGTTCGGCTGGCTGGTCGACAATTATCCGCGGCTCGCCGACTGGAACGCCTGCGCCCGGCGCATCGCCTCGCTGATGATGTCGCTTGACGGCCTCGAGCGCGCCGAGCAGGGCGACGGCCTCGGCCGCATCAAGCGTGGCGAGACCAGCAACGACGCCATGCTGGAATTGAACGACCTTTCGGTCACGCTCGACGACGGCACCGCGGTTGTCGGCGAGACCGAGGTGGTGATCGAGCCCGGCGAGCGGCTGCTGGTCGCCGGCGAATCCGGCACCGGCAAGAGCACGCTGGTCCGCGCCATCGCAGGGCTCTGGCCATGGGGCGGCGGCAGCGTCAATTTCCATCCCGACCGGCGGCTGTTCATGCTGCCGCAGCGGCCCTACGTACCGTCCGGCAGCCTGCGCCGTGCTGTCGCCTATCCCGGCGCGGCCGACCACTGGACCGTCGAGGAGATCGGCGAAGCGCTGCACAAGGTCGGCCTCGATCATCTCAAGGAGAAGATCGAGGAGGACGGACCGTGGGACCAGACGCTGTCGGGCGGTGAAAAGCAGCGCCTCGCCTTCGCCCGGCTGCTGCTGCACAACCCCGACATCGTCGTGCTCGATGAGGCGACCTCCGCGCTCGACGAGAAGAGCCAGGACAAGATGATGCAGATGGTCACCGACGCGCTGCCGAAGGCGACCATCGTCAGCGTCGCGCATCGCGTCGAGCTGGAGGCCTTCCACAGCCGCAAGATCGTGCTGGAGCGCCGCAAGGGCGGCGCCAAGCTCGTCAGCGACATCGACCTGATCCCGCGCAAGGGCCGGCGAAAGCTGCTCGGCCGCTTCCTGCGCCAGCGCAAGGCGACACCGAAGAAGGCGGCGTAG